The genomic DNA GAGATGACGATTCATCATCAACAAGTTGAGAAGAAGCTCCACTAGATTCAGACCAAAGTCTTTGGTTAAACTCAAGTTGAAGGTGATCAGGTATAAACTGCGTACGACAAAGCGGACACGTCATCTGATTATAACCCATCATCCAACGGTCCAAACATCCCCGATGAAATATATGTCTACAGTTCGTCAGCCGTCGGATCTCGTCTTCGTTCTCGAAATCGTAGAGACACACCGCGCAGCATTCGGATTCGGTTCGGTCTAGATCCGAGAATTTAACAACCGGCAACATCTCTCCAGCTAGTATCGCTGCTGACTCCGGTTTGGTTAAGGTCGGTGGTGGTGGGTCGGGCCATGATGTTGAGAGTGGTTCAGGTTCCAAGAAGTCAGGTAGACCAATGACTTTGAACATTGTGGAGATGAGTTTACGGATCAGACCTAAGAAAGAGAGCAAGTAAAGAAAGATTTTTGGGAGAAGGAGCTCGGAGTAACCCACCGGAAAACCCATTGCCTCGCCGTTAGAGAGAGATATGTTaactgagagagagaagagagagggagagagtttGGATTGTGATGATAAGATGGGGAAGtgggatttatatatatagtttagatgtgattaattatgcattaataatttaatattcaatAAGGTCCACTTATTTgcgtgtttttttttgctattttgattctttttaataattgttctAGATGAAGGATATAGCCAGGAATGTGGTGGTGATGTTTCTTTAggttatataattatatagagactaattgacttcttttttattcctatatattattaaattttaataatgtatTGTGtccatttattttagaaaacatCATTTTCGTATTTCCCATTTACGTTGGACTTTAGCATTAAAATAACTATATGTAACTTCCgtttgattttaactttttttacagttcgactgtaaaaaaaaagttcgacttatg from Camelina sativa cultivar DH55 chromosome 7, Cs, whole genome shotgun sequence includes the following:
- the LOC104704007 gene encoding E3 ubiquitin-protein ligase RHA1B-like; translated protein: MGFPVGYSELLLPKIFLYLLSFLGLIRKLISTMFKVIGLPDFLEPEPLSTSWPDPPPPTLTKPESAAILAGEMLPVVKFSDLDRTESECCAVCLYDFENEDEIRRLTNCRHIFHRGCLDRWMMGYNQMTCPLCRTQFIPDHLQLEFNQRLWSESSGASSQLVDDESSSHEREYIY